A genomic window from Sanguibacter antarcticus includes:
- a CDS encoding alpha-amylase family protein, whose amino-acid sequence MWHVYPLGFLGAEKSAVDDGIHHRLAGLHPWLDHAVDLGASAVMLGPVFASSTHGYDTVDHFQVDARLGDESDLVAFFDAAHARGLRVVLDGVFNHVGQGFAQFATALADGPGSPAAAWFHLRWPADGGPVEHDDFEGHSALVTLDHDNPAVADHVASVMEYWLERGADGWRLDAAYAVPPAFWAPVLARVRAAHPDVYVVGEVIHGDYTGIVHASGMDSVTQYELWKAVWSSLNDTNAYELAHALGRHAAFCDEFVPLTFLGNHDVTRIASRLDDPRHLPHALAVLLTVAGTPCVYAGDELGFEGIKEDRAGGDDAIRPAFPADPAALDPGASPVFRLHQELVGLRRRHAWLHTARTEVLSVTNTLLVYTSSSRAGTDAVVTALSTSDDPTTVLLPAPCTLLAGDGAVPDGDPQGGSGSVVLPPHGWAVLDRDARARLDA is encoded by the coding sequence ATGTGGCACGTCTACCCGCTCGGCTTCCTCGGGGCAGAGAAGTCTGCGGTCGACGACGGGATCCACCACCGGCTCGCGGGCCTCCACCCCTGGCTCGACCACGCGGTGGACCTCGGCGCGTCCGCCGTGATGCTCGGGCCCGTCTTCGCGTCGTCGACCCACGGGTACGACACCGTCGACCACTTCCAGGTCGACGCGCGCCTCGGAGACGAGAGCGACCTCGTGGCGTTCTTCGACGCCGCGCACGCCCGCGGCCTGCGGGTCGTGCTCGACGGCGTCTTCAACCACGTCGGGCAAGGCTTCGCGCAGTTCGCCACCGCCCTCGCCGACGGACCGGGATCCCCGGCCGCCGCATGGTTCCACCTCCGGTGGCCCGCCGACGGAGGCCCCGTCGAGCACGACGACTTCGAGGGCCACTCCGCGCTCGTCACCCTCGACCACGACAACCCCGCGGTCGCCGACCACGTCGCGTCCGTCATGGAGTACTGGCTCGAGCGCGGCGCCGACGGGTGGCGCCTCGACGCGGCCTACGCCGTGCCGCCGGCCTTCTGGGCCCCCGTCCTCGCGCGGGTGCGCGCAGCACATCCGGACGTCTACGTCGTCGGCGAGGTCATCCACGGCGACTACACCGGCATCGTGCACGCATCAGGGATGGACTCCGTCACCCAGTACGAGCTGTGGAAGGCCGTGTGGAGCTCGCTCAACGACACGAACGCCTACGAGCTGGCGCACGCGCTCGGTCGCCATGCAGCGTTCTGCGACGAGTTCGTCCCCCTGACGTTCCTCGGCAACCACGACGTCACCCGGATCGCGAGCCGGCTCGACGACCCCCGCCACCTCCCGCACGCTCTCGCCGTCCTGCTCACCGTCGCCGGCACCCCGTGCGTCTACGCCGGCGACGAGCTCGGCTTCGAGGGCATCAAGGAGGATCGCGCCGGGGGCGACGACGCGATCCGCCCGGCGTTCCCCGCCGACCCGGCTGCGCTCGACCCAGGGGCCTCCCCTGTCTTCCGGCTCCACCAGGAGCTCGTCGGGCTGCGCCGGCGTCACGCGTGGCTGCACACGGCCCGGACCGAGGTGCTCTCCGTGACGAACACGCTGCTCGTCTACACGTCGTCGTCCCGTGCGGGGACGGACGCCGTGGTCACCGCGCTGAGCACGTCCGACGACCCGACCACGGTCCTGCTCCCCGCACCGTGCACGCTCCTCGCGGGCGACGGCGCGGTGCCGGACGGCGACCCCCAGGGCGGCAGCGGCTCGGTCGTCCTGCCGCCCCACGGCTGGGCCGTCCTCGACAGGGACGCGCGGGCTAGGCTCGACGCGTGA
- a CDS encoding DUF4244 domain-containing protein, producing MTTTTTHPRPSTSLPARSLSARVRPWVTGRVRTVRAMILARQDDGMATAEYAIATIAAVGFAGLLITVLKSATVKGLLTGLITSALSIG from the coding sequence ATGACCACCACGACTACGCACCCCCGACCCTCTACGTCGCTGCCGGCACGATCGCTGTCGGCACGCGTCCGACCATGGGTCACCGGACGTGTGCGCACCGTGCGCGCCATGATCCTGGCCCGCCAGGACGACGGCATGGCGACGGCCGAGTACGCCATCGCGACCATCGCGGCCGTCGGCTTCGCCGGGCTGCTCATCACCGTCCTCAAGAGCGCGACGGTCAAGGGCCTGCTCACCGGGCTCATCACCAGCGCACTGAGCATCGGCTGA
- a CDS encoding TadE family type IV pilus minor pilin, with protein MTAELAVALPAVVLVLVAVLVIAAAGIVQLRVTDAARAGARAAAAGETDARAAEIAQRTAGDAVSVSVHRADPWVTVTVAAPVAGGWFGGRGLAASATSTAWLESAVVVGGTQ; from the coding sequence GTGACGGCCGAGCTCGCCGTCGCGCTCCCTGCGGTGGTCCTCGTGCTCGTCGCCGTCCTCGTCATCGCTGCGGCGGGCATCGTCCAGCTGCGCGTCACCGACGCGGCGCGCGCCGGAGCACGCGCGGCCGCGGCCGGGGAGACTGACGCGCGGGCCGCCGAGATCGCCCAGCGCACAGCCGGGGACGCCGTGTCCGTGTCTGTGCACCGAGCAGACCCCTGGGTCACCGTCACCGTCGCTGCGCCGGTCGCCGGCGGGTGGTTCGGCGGCCGAGGTCTCGCTGCGTCAGCGACGTCGACCGCCTGGCTGGAGTCGGCCGTCGTCGTGGGCGGCACGCAGTGA
- a CDS encoding type II secretion system F family protein, with protein MNEALLAGLTSSTVHAGLLVTLLARVAVLPWSSARRWSVDRSRPRLHRRRRGSGAPVADGAPVRVELTVVLDLLSAALGSGAGLPRALEATGDALGGPDRAVLRGAASALLLGASWDAAWAGSGERFAHVADALQPAWAHGAAPRDALRLAGVRIDQDARTRARTAAARLGVHLVLPLGVCFLPAFVLIGLVPVLVSLGAGVLGP; from the coding sequence GTGAACGAGGCGCTCCTCGCGGGCCTGACGTCGTCCACCGTGCACGCGGGGCTCCTCGTGACGCTCCTCGCCCGGGTCGCTGTCCTCCCGTGGTCGTCGGCGCGGCGCTGGTCAGTCGACCGGTCGCGCCCCCGGCTGCACCGACGGCGCCGGGGCTCTGGAGCGCCGGTGGCGGACGGTGCGCCGGTGCGCGTCGAGCTCACGGTGGTCCTCGACCTGCTCTCTGCAGCGCTCGGTTCCGGCGCCGGGCTGCCGCGTGCGCTCGAGGCCACCGGGGACGCGCTCGGCGGGCCTGATCGGGCGGTCCTGCGCGGTGCGGCGTCGGCGCTGCTCCTCGGCGCGTCCTGGGACGCGGCGTGGGCCGGGAGCGGCGAACGGTTCGCACACGTCGCGGACGCCCTGCAGCCAGCCTGGGCGCACGGTGCTGCCCCGCGGGACGCGCTGCGCTTGGCCGGTGTGCGCATCGACCAGGACGCCCGGACCCGCGCCCGCACCGCCGCCGCGCGTCTCGGGGTCCACCTCGTGCTGCCGCTCGGGGTCTGCTTCCTTCCCGCGTTCGTGCTCATCGGTCTCGTCCCGGTCCTCGTGTCTCTCGGAGCGGGGGTGCTCGGACCATGA
- a CDS encoding TadA family conjugal transfer-associated ATPase, translating into MTDQRLVAGVRERLSRLGGRPTHEQVVDALRAGDVVLGSTALDEMVREVRAELLGAGPLQRFLDDASVTDVLVNSPTEVWVDAGRGLHLTGVTLENHAAVRDLAVRLAAAGGQRLDDSSPTVDARLPDGTRLHAVLAPICTDGAVISLRVLRSQSFTLDELVDAWMIPPTWEPVLRAIVTQRASFLVSGATGTGKTTLLAALLSVVDPAERIVTIEEARELAPTHPHVVPLAVRRANVEGTGAVDLADLVRNALRMRPDRIVLGECRGAEVRDVLTALNTGHAGGCATIHANTAADVPARLEALAALAGMSRESLAAQALSALDAVIHLRRVASPDGERRRFVGEIGVVRRSSGGELVVRPALTWNGVGAPGEHADWPALAERLGASG; encoded by the coding sequence ATGACCGACCAGCGCCTCGTCGCCGGTGTCCGTGAACGCCTCTCTCGCCTGGGCGGACGTCCCACCCACGAGCAGGTCGTCGACGCCCTGCGCGCCGGGGACGTCGTCCTCGGCAGCACGGCGCTCGACGAGATGGTGCGCGAGGTCCGCGCCGAGCTCCTCGGCGCCGGCCCGCTGCAACGGTTCCTCGACGACGCGTCCGTCACGGACGTCCTCGTCAATTCGCCGACAGAGGTCTGGGTCGACGCGGGACGAGGGCTGCACCTCACCGGCGTCACCCTCGAGAACCACGCCGCGGTGCGCGACCTCGCCGTGCGCCTCGCCGCCGCCGGCGGGCAACGGCTCGACGACTCGAGCCCGACCGTCGACGCGAGGCTGCCCGACGGCACCCGGCTCCACGCCGTGCTCGCCCCGATCTGCACCGACGGCGCCGTCATCTCCCTGCGCGTCCTGCGGAGCCAGTCCTTCACGCTCGACGAGCTCGTCGACGCATGGATGATCCCGCCCACCTGGGAACCGGTGCTCCGAGCGATCGTCACCCAGCGCGCCAGCTTCCTCGTCAGCGGAGCGACCGGCACCGGGAAGACGACCCTGCTCGCCGCGCTCCTGTCCGTCGTCGACCCCGCCGAACGGATCGTCACCATCGAAGAAGCACGCGAGCTCGCACCCACCCACCCCCACGTGGTGCCGCTCGCCGTGCGACGCGCGAACGTCGAAGGCACCGGAGCCGTCGACCTCGCCGACCTCGTCCGCAACGCGCTCCGCATGCGACCCGACCGGATCGTCCTCGGCGAGTGCCGCGGGGCCGAGGTCCGCGACGTCCTCACCGCCCTCAACACCGGCCACGCTGGAGGGTGCGCCACGATCCACGCCAACACCGCCGCCGACGTCCCGGCACGGCTCGAGGCGCTCGCCGCGCTCGCGGGCATGAGCCGCGAGAGCCTCGCGGCACAGGCGCTCAGCGCGCTCGACGCCGTCATCCACCTGCGCCGTGTCGCCTCGCCAGACGGGGAACGGCGCCGGTTCGTCGGGGAGATCGGGGTCGTGCGGCGCAGCAGCGGCGGAGAGCTCGTCGTCCGCCCTGCGCTCACGTGGAACGGCGTCGGTGCGCCGGGCGAGCACGCGGACTGGCCGGCCCTCGCTGAGCGGCTGGGAGCCTCAGGATGA
- a CDS encoding Rv3654c family TadE-like protein, which yields MSTVVRRVRGRDREAGAGTVLLVGVVAALVLLAAFVGVLGGTVSARGAAQGAADLAALSAAGADMSGVQEPCSLADEVARRNGGTVAECLAEGDGIYTVAVTVGAPVGRTASARARAGPASAAEAR from the coding sequence GTGAGCACGGTCGTACGCCGCGTGCGCGGGCGCGATCGCGAGGCGGGCGCGGGGACCGTCCTGCTCGTCGGGGTCGTCGCTGCACTCGTGCTGCTCGCGGCGTTCGTCGGGGTGCTCGGGGGGACCGTCTCGGCGCGCGGCGCTGCGCAAGGTGCAGCGGACCTGGCGGCGCTCTCCGCAGCGGGTGCCGACATGTCGGGGGTGCAGGAGCCGTGCTCGCTCGCCGACGAGGTCGCTCGCCGCAACGGCGGGACGGTGGCGGAGTGTCTCGCCGAGGGGGACGGGATCTACACGGTCGCCGTCACCGTCGGGGCACCCGTCGGCCGGACCGCGTCTGCGAGGGCGCGCGCCGGTCCTGCGTCAGCAGCAGAGGCAAGGTGA
- the ssd gene encoding septum site-determining protein Ssd produces the protein MLGHSGEDHDATVVGVIGARGGTGASVLAAAIARVAAAGGAQTALVDADLTGGGLDVLLGIEDEGGLRWPDLHAARGEVGGDELAALLPAWRGARVLSADRRRPEGLVGDAPADVVRALARAHEVVVVDLCRHDLARHGTAHLDPARRDGGSDDGAGQAVGLAVAARCTVIVVVATRDLGSVAGALALRGAVELVAPGAPVGMVVRGPAVGGLTAHDVAGAAGLDLWAEIRSDPALPGALERGEGPAARVRRGRRGDLGRSAGVILDHARAVRRASSDPTTRRRR, from the coding sequence ATGCTCGGACACTCAGGAGAAGACCACGACGCGACGGTCGTCGGCGTCATCGGTGCGCGCGGCGGCACGGGGGCGTCGGTGCTCGCCGCCGCGATCGCCCGTGTCGCCGCCGCAGGAGGCGCACAGACCGCCCTCGTCGACGCAGACCTCACCGGCGGGGGACTCGACGTCCTGCTCGGCATCGAGGACGAGGGAGGCCTGCGCTGGCCCGACCTCCACGCCGCGCGCGGCGAGGTCGGTGGAGACGAGCTCGCCGCGCTGCTGCCGGCCTGGCGGGGCGCACGCGTGCTCAGCGCCGACCGACGACGTCCCGAAGGCCTGGTCGGCGACGCGCCGGCAGACGTGGTGCGTGCGCTCGCTCGTGCGCACGAGGTCGTCGTCGTCGACCTCTGTCGCCACGACCTCGCACGTCACGGCACTGCCCACCTCGATCCTGCCCGCCGTGACGGCGGGTCTGACGACGGTGCCGGTCAGGCGGTCGGGCTCGCGGTGGCTGCTCGCTGCACCGTGATCGTCGTCGTCGCGACCCGTGACCTCGGGTCTGTTGCCGGAGCGCTCGCCCTCCGCGGCGCGGTCGAGCTGGTGGCACCGGGCGCGCCTGTCGGCATGGTGGTCCGTGGTCCCGCGGTCGGCGGGCTCACCGCCCACGACGTCGCCGGGGCTGCAGGACTGGACCTCTGGGCCGAGATCCGCAGCGACCCGGCGCTCCCAGGGGCGCTGGAGCGCGGCGAGGGGCCCGCCGCACGCGTGCGCCGTGGCCGACGCGGCGACCTCGGGCGATCTGCCGGCGTCATCCTCGACCATGCGCGGGCCGTCCGGCGTGCATCGTCCGACCCGACGACCCGGAGACGACGATGA
- a CDS encoding NAD-dependent malic enzyme, which produces MSSTPSVSSSITVRLEVEARPTAVSELTTLIETTGGIVTALDVTASEHERITVDVTCATRGDEHAATIVDGLRGLAGVTVGPVSDRTFLLHLGGKLKIESKVPIRNRDDLSMIYTPGVARVCEAIAANPDDARRLTIKRNTIAVVTDGTAVLGLGNIGPLASLPVMEGKAALFKRFADIDAFPIALDTTDVDEIVATVRAIAPVFAGINLEDISAPRCFEVERRLRDMLDIPVFHDDQHGTAIVTLAALTNALKVVGKDLRTVRIVLSGAGAAGTAVLKLLLAAGAEDVVVADIAGVVSIERPGLDPSLRWIAEHTNPRGLTGTLRAALADADVFIGVSAPDVITADDVATMADRSIVFALANPRPEVDPVDAAQHAMVVGTGRSDFANQINNVLAFPGVFRGLLDAQSHRVTDTLLLAAAQALASVIHEDELNPTYIIPSVFNPQVTTVVAAAVEAAARAGAPS; this is translated from the coding sequence ATGAGCTCAACGCCGAGCGTGTCCTCCTCGATCACCGTCCGCCTCGAGGTCGAGGCCCGACCCACCGCCGTCAGCGAGCTGACCACGCTCATCGAGACGACCGGCGGGATCGTCACCGCCCTCGACGTCACCGCGTCCGAGCACGAGCGCATCACCGTCGACGTCACGTGCGCCACGCGCGGCGACGAGCACGCCGCCACGATCGTCGACGGGCTGCGCGGGCTGGCCGGCGTCACCGTCGGCCCGGTGAGCGACCGCACCTTCCTCCTCCACCTCGGCGGCAAGCTGAAGATCGAGTCGAAGGTCCCCATCCGCAACCGCGACGACCTCTCGATGATCTACACGCCGGGAGTCGCCCGCGTCTGCGAGGCCATCGCCGCGAACCCCGACGACGCCCGCCGCCTCACGATCAAGCGCAACACCATCGCCGTGGTCACGGACGGCACCGCCGTCCTCGGGCTCGGAAACATCGGCCCGCTCGCGTCGCTGCCCGTCATGGAGGGCAAGGCCGCGCTCTTCAAGCGCTTCGCCGACATCGACGCGTTCCCCATCGCCCTGGACACCACCGACGTCGACGAGATCGTCGCGACCGTCCGGGCGATCGCCCCGGTCTTCGCCGGGATCAACCTCGAAGACATCTCCGCACCGCGCTGCTTCGAGGTGGAGCGTCGCCTGCGAGACATGCTCGACATCCCGGTCTTCCACGACGACCAGCACGGCACGGCGATCGTCACGCTGGCGGCCCTGACCAACGCGCTCAAGGTCGTCGGCAAGGACCTGCGCACCGTACGGATCGTCTTGTCGGGCGCCGGCGCGGCAGGCACCGCCGTGCTCAAGCTGCTGCTGGCCGCAGGTGCCGAGGACGTCGTCGTCGCGGACATCGCCGGCGTCGTCAGCATCGAGCGTCCCGGCCTCGACCCGTCCTTGCGCTGGATCGCCGAGCACACGAACCCGCGCGGCCTGACGGGGACGCTGCGTGCCGCGCTCGCCGACGCCGACGTGTTCATCGGGGTCTCCGCACCGGACGTCATCACGGCCGACGACGTCGCCACGATGGCTGACCGGTCGATCGTCTTCGCGCTCGCGAACCCTCGCCCGGAGGTCGATCCGGTCGACGCGGCCCAGCACGCGATGGTCGTCGGCACGGGGCGCAGCGACTTCGCCAACCAGATCAACAACGTCCTCGCCTTCCCCGGCGTGTTCCGCGGTCTGCTCGACGCCCAGTCCCACCGGGTGACCGACACGCTCCTGCTCGCAGCCGCGCAGGCCCTCGCGTCCGTCATCCACGAGGACGAGCTCAACCCGACGTACATCATCCCGAGCGTGTTCAACCCGCAGGTCACCACGGTCGTCGCGGCCGCTGTCGAGGCCGCCGCGCGAGCGGGTGCACCCTCCTGA
- a CDS encoding PadR family transcriptional regulator: MSEESPTPSEWPSEWLRGVVGLCILRILTDGPTYGYAIGAALADSGLGTLKGGTLYPLLKRLEDAGYVTTEWRAGDGGPGRKYYHLTRSGEDELAHAGGRWVRFTEVTRSIIQGPRTAATTPQEVES, encoded by the coding sequence ATGTCCGAGGAGAGCCCCACCCCCAGCGAGTGGCCGAGCGAGTGGCTGCGCGGGGTCGTGGGCCTCTGCATCCTGCGCATCCTGACCGACGGCCCCACCTACGGGTACGCGATCGGCGCAGCACTGGCCGACAGCGGACTCGGCACGCTCAAGGGCGGAACGCTCTACCCGCTGCTCAAGCGCCTCGAAGATGCCGGGTACGTCACCACCGAGTGGCGTGCGGGCGACGGGGGCCCGGGCCGCAAGTACTACCACCTGACCCGCTCCGGCGAGGACGAGCTCGCTCACGCAGGAGGCCGGTGGGTGCGGTTCACCGAGGTCACGCGATCCATCATCCAGGGACCGCGCACCGCGGCCACCACCCCGCAGGAGGTCGAGTCATGA
- a CDS encoding response regulator transcription factor: MSIPTARTKPDLLTRLDGSPVRALVVDDEPSLGELLSTVLRYEGWSVETALTGRAAVKAARETPPDVIVLDVMLPDLTGIEVLRKIRADLPSVPVLFLTAKDAVEDRVAGLTAGGDDYVTKPFSLEEVVARLRALLRRAGASTTADDSTLRVGDLVMDEDSHEVTRGGAEVRLTATEFELLRFFMRNPRRVLSKAQILDRVWQYDFGGQANIVELYVSYLRRKIDAGRAPMIHTLRGVGYVLKPAEVEVQTTAAG, from the coding sequence ATGAGCATCCCGACAGCCCGCACGAAGCCTGACCTTCTCACCCGCCTCGACGGTTCGCCCGTCAGGGCCCTCGTCGTCGACGACGAACCGTCGCTCGGTGAGCTTCTCTCCACCGTGCTGCGCTACGAAGGCTGGTCGGTCGAGACTGCGCTCACCGGACGAGCGGCGGTCAAGGCGGCGCGAGAGACCCCGCCTGACGTCATCGTCCTCGACGTCATGCTGCCCGACCTCACCGGGATCGAGGTGCTCCGCAAGATCCGCGCCGATCTCCCGTCGGTCCCGGTCCTCTTCCTCACGGCCAAGGACGCGGTCGAAGACCGCGTCGCCGGGCTCACCGCCGGCGGCGACGACTACGTGACGAAGCCCTTCAGCCTCGAAGAGGTCGTCGCGCGCCTGCGCGCTCTGCTGCGCCGAGCCGGAGCCAGCACGACCGCCGACGACAGCACCCTGCGGGTCGGCGACCTCGTCATGGACGAGGACAGTCACGAGGTGACGCGCGGGGGCGCCGAGGTTCGGCTCACCGCCACGGAGTTCGAGCTCCTGCGGTTCTTCATGCGCAACCCTCGCCGCGTCCTGTCCAAGGCTCAGATCCTCGACCGCGTCTGGCAGTACGACTTCGGTGGGCAGGCGAACATCGTCGAGCTCTACGTCTCTTACCTGCGCCGCAAGATCGACGCAGGCAGGGCGCCCATGATCCACACCCTGCGCGGAGTCGGCTACGTGCTCAAGCCCGCCGAGGTCGAGGTGCAGACGACGGCTGCCGGATGA
- a CDS encoding polyphosphate polymerase domain-containing protein, translated as MTTTMRLPASRTSRSSTQATVQDLDTVLGSIAPVYLDELLNRAALQTRTDRKYVLAMDATIGLLEDLRERAQILEIAGSHTFGYESVYFDTPALRSFMLAARRRPARFKIRTRTYLDSGECWLEIKTRDRRGRTVKARQPHDLADRRRVTPAGHEFVRAVLDEQRLSSEEAATLRPTLVTRYSRATLLVPGATPATDSRLTIDTGLVCSRDDSAVVRLPSRAVVETKSGAGASAVDRLLWSRGQRPSQISKYGTGLVALDPRLPSAKWMRVLHRNPFEHTVLPAHGEPVLPRAGATFRPLSPEARS; from the coding sequence ATGACGACGACGATGCGCCTGCCGGCCTCGCGAACGTCGAGGTCCTCGACCCAGGCGACCGTGCAGGATCTCGACACCGTCCTCGGGAGCATCGCTCCGGTCTACCTCGACGAGCTGCTGAACCGCGCCGCGCTCCAGACCCGCACGGACCGCAAGTACGTGCTTGCCATGGACGCCACGATCGGGCTTCTCGAAGACCTTCGGGAGCGGGCGCAGATCCTGGAGATCGCGGGCAGCCACACCTTCGGCTACGAGTCGGTCTACTTCGACACCCCGGCGCTCCGCAGCTTCATGCTCGCCGCCCGCCGCCGGCCCGCACGGTTCAAGATCCGGACCCGGACCTACCTGGACTCCGGCGAGTGCTGGCTGGAGATCAAGACGCGCGACCGGCGCGGCCGGACCGTCAAAGCACGACAGCCTCACGACCTGGCTGATCGTCGACGGGTCACCCCGGCGGGGCACGAGTTCGTCCGAGCGGTGCTCGACGAGCAGCGGCTGTCGTCCGAGGAGGCAGCCACCCTCCGTCCGACGCTCGTCACGCGCTACTCGCGCGCCACGCTCCTCGTGCCGGGAGCGACGCCGGCGACGGACAGCCGTCTGACGATCGACACCGGTCTCGTGTGCTCGCGCGACGACAGCGCCGTGGTGCGGCTTCCCTCGCGCGCCGTGGTGGAGACGAAGTCGGGTGCGGGAGCCTCTGCGGTCGACCGCCTCCTCTGGAGCCGCGGGCAGCGGCCGTCGCAGATCTCGAAGTACGGGACCGGCCTCGTCGCCCTCGACCCGCGGCTGCCGTCGGCGAAGTGGATGCGCGTGCTCCACCGCAACCCCTTCGAGCACACGGTCCTGCCTGCTCACGGCGAACCTGTTCTCCCGAGGGCGGGTGCGACCTTCCGCCCGCTGTCGCCCGAGGCCCGCTCGTGA
- a CDS encoding DUF4956 domain-containing protein codes for MTIFLTFTLDLVAIAVLTFGLYFPRHRRRELVVAYLGVNVGVLVVATALSSSTIGAGLGLGLFGVLSIIRLRSTELGQQEVAYYFAALAIGLLSGLAVTPLWLTAVLAALVLITLFVGDHPRLLNRYRSQLMVLDSAFTDESTLIAHLEQLLGATVHAVVVRKVDLVVETTLVDVTYHVDANVKSPLARVSRRTAQTIAVPQAPAESLVSGAHR; via the coding sequence ATGACCATCTTCCTGACCTTCACCCTGGACCTCGTAGCGATCGCGGTCCTCACCTTCGGCCTGTACTTCCCACGCCACCGACGGCGCGAGCTCGTCGTGGCGTACCTGGGCGTCAACGTCGGGGTGCTCGTCGTCGCGACGGCACTGTCCTCCTCGACCATCGGTGCGGGTCTCGGCCTCGGGCTCTTCGGGGTGCTCTCGATCATCCGGCTACGGTCTACCGAGCTGGGGCAGCAGGAGGTCGCCTACTACTTCGCGGCCCTCGCGATCGGTCTCCTCTCTGGTCTCGCCGTCACCCCGCTGTGGCTCACGGCCGTGCTCGCCGCACTCGTGCTCATCACCCTGTTCGTCGGCGACCACCCTCGCCTGCTCAACCGGTACCGGAGCCAGCTGATGGTCCTCGACTCGGCGTTCACGGACGAGAGCACGCTGATCGCTCACCTCGAGCAGCTCCTCGGCGCGACCGTGCACGCCGTCGTCGTCCGGAAGGTCGACCTCGTCGTGGAGACCACGCTCGTGGACGTGACATACCACGTCGACGCGAACGTGAAGTCGCCCCTGGCCCGGGTGTCGCGTCGCACCGCGCAGACCATTGCCGTGCCTCAGGCCCCCGCCGAGAGCCTCGTGTCTGGAGCGCACCGATGA
- a CDS encoding HAD family hydrolase — protein sequence MNHDPAHSPTAAFFDLDKTIIATSSAAAFSRPFYAGGLISRGAVLRSAYAHFLYMVGSADADQTERMRAHLSSMVTGWPVDQVSAIVAETLHQYIDPYVYSEAVELIAWHHACGRDVVIVSASGSELVEPIAAVLGADHAIASHMQVADGLYTGLIDFYAYGEHKAEAIVALATERGYDLDRSFAYSDSITDAPMLGVVGHGFAVNPDRTLRRLAGEKGWGILTFDRPVALSRVSRTRSALAIVGGVALVVGGLLAWRAWRAARTTT from the coding sequence GTGAACCACGACCCGGCACACAGCCCCACGGCCGCGTTCTTCGACCTGGACAAGACGATCATCGCGACATCGTCCGCTGCAGCCTTCTCCCGACCGTTCTATGCGGGCGGCCTCATCAGCCGGGGCGCGGTGCTGCGCAGCGCCTACGCGCACTTCCTCTACATGGTCGGCAGCGCAGACGCCGACCAGACCGAGCGCATGCGCGCCCACCTCAGCTCGATGGTCACCGGCTGGCCCGTGGACCAGGTCTCCGCGATCGTCGCCGAGACCCTCCACCAGTACATCGACCCGTACGTCTACTCCGAGGCGGTCGAGCTCATCGCGTGGCACCACGCCTGCGGGCGCGACGTCGTCATCGTCTCCGCCTCCGGCTCCGAGCTCGTCGAGCCGATCGCCGCGGTGCTCGGCGCCGACCACGCCATCGCCTCGCACATGCAGGTCGCCGACGGGCTCTACACGGGGCTCATCGACTTCTACGCCTACGGCGAGCACAAGGCCGAGGCCATCGTCGCCCTCGCCACCGAGCGCGGATACGACCTCGACAGGTCCTTCGCCTACTCCGACTCCATCACCGACGCACCGATGCTCGGCGTCGTCGGGCACGGGTTCGCGGTGAACCCTGACCGGACGCTCCGGCGTCTCGCGGGCGAGAAGGGCTGGGGGATCCTCACCTTCGACCGTCCCGTCGCGCTCAGCAGGGTGTCCCGCACCAGGTCAGCGCTCGCGATCGTCGGCGGTGTCGCGCTCGTCGTCGGCGGCCTCCTCGCGTGGCGAGCCTGGCGGGCCGCACGCACGACCACCTGA
- a CDS encoding DUF427 domain-containing protein, producing MARTRTQHTGREKTTMYRALWNGTVLAESADTALVEGNHYFPAESVHEEYFTPSSTTSVCPWKGTASYLDVTVDGQTNPDAAWRYVDPKDAASNIRGFYAFWKGVTVESTD from the coding sequence ATGGCGCGCACGCGCACCCAGCACACCGGACGAGAGAAGACGACGATGTATCGAGCACTGTGGAACGGCACCGTTCTCGCTGAGTCAGCGGACACGGCCCTCGTCGAGGGGAACCACTACTTCCCTGCAGAGTCCGTCCATGAGGAGTACTTCACTCCGAGCAGCACCACGTCGGTGTGCCCGTGGAAGGGTACTGCTAGCTACCTCGACGTCACCGTGGACGGCCAGACGAACCCCGATGCAGCCTGGCGCTACGTCGATCCGAAGGACGCCGCGTCGAACATCCGTGGGTTCTATGCGTTCTGGAAGGGCGTCACGGTCGAGTCGACAGACTGA